A portion of the Flavobacterium limnophilum genome contains these proteins:
- a CDS encoding DJ-1/PfpI family protein, whose translation MKKVLFLTGDFTEDYETMVPFQMLEMVGYEVHAVCPDKKKGDTIKTAIHDFEGDQTYTEKPGHHFTLNYSFDAVNVGDYSGLVIAGGRAPEYLRLNPKILEITQHFFKTNQPVAAICHGIQILTAAGVVKGRKLTAYPAVGPEVTLAGGEFQSIPADGVYVDGNLVTSPAWPAHPKFIREFLKIMGAQIQL comes from the coding sequence ATGAAAAAAGTATTGTTTTTAACCGGAGACTTCACCGAAGATTATGAAACCATGGTTCCTTTTCAAATGCTGGAAATGGTTGGCTATGAAGTACACGCCGTTTGTCCCGACAAGAAAAAAGGGGACACGATCAAAACCGCCATTCACGACTTTGAAGGCGACCAAACTTATACCGAAAAACCGGGTCACCATTTTACCCTAAATTACAGCTTTGATGCCGTAAATGTGGGTGACTACAGCGGTTTGGTCATCGCCGGAGGAAGAGCTCCCGAATATTTGAGATTGAATCCCAAAATACTCGAAATCACCCAACATTTTTTCAAGACCAACCAACCCGTTGCCGCCATTTGTCACGGCATCCAGATCTTGACAGCCGCCGGAGTGGTCAAAGGACGAAAACTCACCGCCTATCCAGCAGTTGGTCCAGAAGTAACCTTGGCCGGTGGCGAATTCCAGTCCATTCCTGCCGATGGCGTTTATGTGGACGGCAACCTGGTTACTTCGCCCGCTTGGCCAGCCCATCCTAAATTTATCCGGGAATTTTTGAAAATTATGGGTGCCCAAATTCAACTATAA
- a CDS encoding LLM class flavin-dependent oxidoreductase, translating to MTNTIPISILELALVTQDSNASTTFEKTKELAQLADALGYQRFWLAEHHNMPHVASAATVVLIGYIAGQTQHIRVGSGGIMLPNHSPLIVAEQFGTLETLYPNRIDLGLGRAPGTDTPTAMAIRKDFYEQSQQFPQNVEALQTYFSGRNATAKVRAFPAEGTNVPLWILGSSRESAVLAASKGLPYAFAGHFAPREMMVAFQLYRNNFQASEYLEQPYTMACVNAIAADTDQEAEILSTSLYQMFGNLVQNNRKPLQPPLESLTQLMNGMREEARFQVNQMTACSFVGSKETLTTELKEFIKNSGVNELMISIAVFDHQDKLKSLRLIKEVMDEINGSN from the coding sequence ATGACCAATACGATTCCCATTTCCATATTAGAATTAGCATTAGTAACCCAAGACAGTAATGCCAGCACAACCTTCGAAAAAACAAAAGAACTGGCCCAGTTGGCGGACGCTTTGGGATACCAACGATTTTGGTTGGCAGAACATCACAATATGCCTCACGTGGCGAGTGCTGCAACGGTGGTTTTGATAGGATATATTGCGGGTCAAACCCAACACATTCGAGTGGGATCGGGCGGAATTATGTTGCCCAACCATTCGCCGTTGATTGTGGCGGAACAGTTTGGAACCTTGGAAACCCTGTATCCCAACCGAATCGATTTGGGTTTGGGAAGAGCACCCGGAACCGACACGCCGACTGCGATGGCTATCCGGAAAGATTTCTATGAACAATCGCAACAATTTCCGCAAAATGTGGAAGCCTTGCAAACTTATTTTTCGGGGCGAAATGCCACGGCCAAAGTGCGCGCCTTTCCTGCCGAAGGCACCAATGTTCCCCTTTGGATATTGGGATCGAGTAGGGAAAGTGCTGTTTTGGCGGCTTCCAAAGGTTTGCCTTATGCTTTTGCGGGACATTTTGCACCCAGAGAAATGATGGTAGCGTTTCAATTGTATCGCAATAATTTTCAAGCTTCGGAATATTTGGAACAGCCTTATACGATGGCTTGTGTCAATGCCATTGCGGCCGATACGGATCAAGAAGCCGAAATTCTCTCCACCAGTTTGTATCAAATGTTTGGGAATTTGGTGCAAAACAACAGAAAACCATTGCAACCTCCGTTGGAATCCTTGACACAGCTTATGAATGGAATGCGCGAAGAAGCTCGTTTTCAGGTCAACCAAATGACGGCTTGCTCGTTTGTGGGAAGCAAGGAAACCTTGACCACTGAATTAAAAGAATTTATAAAGAATTCTGGCGTGAACGAATTGATGATTAGCATTGCCGTATTCGACCATCAAGACAAACTGAAAAGTTTGCGCCTGATTAAAGAAGTTATGGATGAGATAAATGGCTCAAATTAA
- a CDS encoding lipocalin family protein: MKKSILLLAILGLLFSCHKNDEELAPTSLTGTWKLTEVLADPGDGSGTFQPVSSNKNLVFVSDNKVTSNSQICDFSIESNSSSTASYSQANNTINCSNFVIHYELVANTLILSYPCIEGCQAKYIKVP; encoded by the coding sequence ATGAAAAAATCGATTCTCTTGTTGGCAATATTGGGTTTATTGTTTTCTTGCCATAAAAACGATGAGGAGTTAGCACCAACTTCATTGACCGGGACTTGGAAATTAACCGAAGTTTTGGCTGATCCGGGTGATGGAAGCGGTACTTTCCAGCCTGTTAGCAGCAACAAAAATTTGGTATTTGTGAGTGACAACAAAGTAACTTCAAACAGCCAAATCTGCGATTTCTCCATTGAATCCAATTCAAGTTCAACCGCCAGTTATTCCCAAGCCAATAACACCATCAATTGTTCCAATTTTGTTATTCATTACGAATTGGTTGCCAATACTTTAATTTTATCTTATCCTTGCATCGAAGGTTGCCAAGCCAAATATATAAAAGTACCTTAA
- a CDS encoding GMP reductase, translating to MRIETELKLGFKDVMIRPKRSTLKSRSQVSLEREFKFLHSSTTWSGVPIMGANMDTVGTFEMALALAKENLFTAIHKHYSLQQWSEFIKNAPENIQDYIAVSSGTGKNDFKKIGEIFEQNPQLKFICIDVANGYSEHFVSFLKQARNQYPDKVIIAGNVVTGEMVEELLLAGADIVKVGIGPGSVCTTRVKTGVGYPQLSAIIECADAAHGLGGHIISDGGCVTPGDVAKAFGAGADFVMLGGMLAGHTESGGELIEIEGEKYKKFYGMSSETAMNKHVGGVAEYRASEGKTVQVPFKGDVFETLKDILGGIRSTCTYVGASKLKELTKRTTFIRVLEQENVIFNK from the coding sequence ATGAGAATAGAAACCGAACTCAAATTAGGATTTAAAGATGTAATGATTAGACCCAAACGTTCTACTTTAAAAAGCAGATCACAGGTTTCATTGGAGAGGGAATTCAAGTTTTTGCATAGTTCGACCACTTGGTCTGGCGTACCCATTATGGGAGCCAACATGGACACCGTGGGAACCTTTGAAATGGCGTTGGCTTTGGCCAAAGAAAATCTTTTTACGGCTATCCACAAACATTATTCCCTTCAGCAATGGAGTGAATTCATAAAAAATGCCCCCGAGAATATCCAGGATTATATTGCCGTGAGTTCTGGAACCGGAAAAAATGATTTTAAAAAAATAGGGGAAATATTCGAGCAGAATCCGCAATTAAAATTCATCTGCATTGACGTTGCCAACGGCTATTCGGAGCATTTTGTGAGCTTTTTGAAACAAGCCCGCAACCAATATCCCGACAAAGTAATTATTGCCGGAAACGTGGTTACCGGTGAAATGGTGGAGGAATTATTGTTGGCCGGTGCCGATATCGTGAAAGTGGGAATTGGCCCTGGTTCGGTTTGTACCACAAGGGTAAAAACAGGTGTTGGTTATCCCCAACTTTCTGCCATTATCGAATGTGCCGATGCCGCACACGGTTTGGGAGGCCACATCATCAGCGATGGCGGCTGTGTCACGCCGGGTGATGTTGCCAAAGCATTTGGTGCGGGTGCCGATTTTGTAATGCTGGGTGGAATGCTGGCCGGACACACCGAAAGTGGCGGTGAACTAATTGAAATTGAGGGCGAAAAATACAAGAAATTCTACGGAATGAGTTCCGAAACGGCCATGAACAAACACGTTGGCGGCGTGGCCGAATATAGAGCCAGCGAAGGGAAAACCGTTCAAGTTCCGTTCAAGGGAGACGTCTTTGAAACACTCAAAGACATTCTTGGCGGCATTAGGAGTACCTGCACTTATGTGGGCGCTTCCAAATTGAAAGAATTGACCAAAAGAACCACCTTTATCCGAGTTTTGGAACAAGAGAACGTCATTTTCAACAAGTAA
- a CDS encoding PH domain-containing protein, whose product MGFFSALLGNAGAVSQESLMKDYSKLLIEGEEIELGFKLIRDVFIFTTKRLILVEKQGLTASKVEYKSVTYKSISRFSIETAGTFDLDAELKIWVSSETQPSIRKQFNKSVNVYDVHMVLASHVLG is encoded by the coding sequence ATGGGATTTTTTTCAGCCTTGTTAGGCAACGCCGGAGCAGTAAGCCAAGAAAGTTTAATGAAGGACTACAGCAAATTATTGATTGAAGGAGAAGAGATTGAGTTGGGTTTTAAACTCATTCGCGATGTATTCATCTTTACCACCAAGCGATTAATCTTGGTTGAAAAACAAGGTTTGACCGCCAGCAAAGTCGAATACAAATCCGTTACTTATAAAAGTATTTCCAGATTCAGTATCGAAACTGCGGGTACTTTTGATTTGGATGCAGAACTCAAAATCTGGGTTTCCAGTGAAACACAACCCAGCATCAGGAAACAATTCAACAAATCGGTCAATGTCTATGACGTCCACATGGTTTTGGCATCGCACGTCTTGGGATAA
- a CDS encoding heavy metal-binding domain-containing protein yields the protein MEKIDCCKNGAHSKNKSKETAFFTCSMDPQIKEDQPGKCPICHMELTPVKLDESNSNEILQHCQRNSIGSFANRWPN from the coding sequence ATGGAAAAAATAGATTGTTGCAAAAACGGCGCTCATTCCAAAAATAAAAGCAAAGAAACTGCTTTCTTCACTTGTTCCATGGATCCGCAAATCAAGGAAGACCAACCCGGAAAATGTCCCATTTGCCATATGGAATTGACTCCCGTAAAACTCGATGAAAGCAATAGCAACGAAATTTTACAGCACTGCCAGCGGAACAGTATCGGAAGTTTTGCCAACCGATGGCCAAACTGA
- a CDS encoding PAS domain-containing sensor histidine kinase, with product MQDNSKILKNKYIPTTEFYSQIIDSLQDYSIFTIDKDFIINSWSSGSTKIFGYETDEVIGAPFDLIFTNQDLDNGIPQKEIEIALKEGRATDNRWHIAKDKSLFYAYGLVFPLTGLDGELLGYVKILRDLTERKQSEDAIKKYVRELEELNTHKESVMAILSHDLRSPLSAIIGTAKYLKDNFHKMKPDAVQEMLNLLYKSSTDELEMLDYLVEWARIKYASDVFLPSQLKLTEYIDKVFTTLNETASINALNLHHEIEENTTVFADGKMLISIIQNIVSNAIKHTEKGGTITVSAKRKEDKIIVEVKDTGIGMSKEIMEKLFTPQIKTLSETRKKNKGAGIGLLLVKGFLEKNDGEIWVESIEGEGSSFYFTLPIEKPLYKIGSSDEIMFDESAQ from the coding sequence ATGCAGGACAATTCCAAAATTCTCAAAAATAAATACATCCCCACTACCGAATTTTACAGTCAAATCATTGACAGTCTCCAAGATTATTCGATTTTTACCATTGACAAAGACTTCATCATCAACAGTTGGAGTTCCGGCTCGACAAAAATATTTGGTTACGAAACGGACGAAGTTATTGGAGCACCTTTCGATTTAATATTTACCAACCAAGATTTGGATAACGGTATTCCGCAAAAGGAAATAGAAATTGCCTTGAAAGAAGGCAGGGCTACAGACAATAGATGGCACATTGCCAAGGACAAGAGCCTGTTTTATGCTTATGGTTTGGTTTTTCCACTCACGGGCTTGGATGGCGAATTGCTGGGTTATGTCAAAATTTTGCGTGACTTGACGGAAAGGAAACAATCCGAGGACGCCATAAAAAAATATGTCCGGGAACTGGAAGAACTCAATACGCACAAAGAAAGTGTCATGGCCATACTTTCGCACGATTTACGAAGTCCCCTTTCGGCCATCATTGGCACCGCAAAATATTTGAAGGACAATTTCCATAAAATGAAGCCCGATGCCGTACAGGAAATGCTCAATTTGCTTTATAAATCATCAACAGATGAATTGGAAATGTTGGATTATTTAGTGGAATGGGCAAGGATAAAATATGCTTCGGACGTGTTTTTGCCCAGCCAACTAAAACTAACCGAATATATTGACAAGGTTTTTACCACCTTGAACGAAACCGCTTCGATAAATGCGTTAAACCTTCATCACGAAATTGAAGAAAACACCACCGTATTTGCCGATGGCAAAATGTTGATTTCCATCATTCAAAATATTGTTTCAAATGCCATAAAACATACAGAAAAAGGAGGAACAATAACGGTTTCGGCAAAAAGAAAAGAAGACAAAATTATTGTCGAGGTCAAAGACACCGGAATTGGGATGTCCAAAGAAATCATGGAAAAACTTTTCACGCCCCAAATAAAAACCCTTTCGGAAACCAGAAAAAAGAATAAAGGGGCTGGAATTGGATTATTGTTGGTCAAAGGATTTCTGGAAAAAAATGACGGTGAAATATGGGTCGAAAGCATTGAAGGCGAAGGTTCTTCCTTTTATTTCACGTTACCCATCGAGAAACCTTTATACAAAATAGGCAGCTCGGACGAAATCATGTTTGACGAAAGTGCCCAGTAA
- a CDS encoding cupin domain-containing protein, with product MRTAQIIQVAMFVLMMQQSAKAQELKKEEHSTDKKFTIENCVNHFDQDKVVKTKVGYQYWFVDKDFIDGNTLKMSVVGPKMSTHPPHKHIEEEFFFVLEGTATFYLEGKTITAGAYTSFYCPSNVEHGISNAGDTELKYLVMKKYQKKE from the coding sequence ATGAGAACAGCACAAATTATACAAGTTGCAATGTTTGTTCTAATGATGCAACAATCGGCAAAGGCACAGGAGTTGAAAAAAGAGGAGCATTCAACCGATAAAAAGTTTACGATAGAAAATTGCGTCAATCACTTTGATCAGGATAAAGTCGTGAAAACCAAAGTGGGTTACCAATATTGGTTTGTTGACAAGGATTTTATTGATGGGAATACGCTAAAAATGAGCGTGGTTGGCCCTAAAATGTCCACTCATCCGCCACACAAACATATTGAAGAGGAATTCTTTTTTGTATTGGAAGGCACTGCCACGTTTTATTTGGAAGGCAAAACCATAACTGCCGGTGCTTATACCAGTTTTTATTGCCCTTCCAATGTGGAGCACGGAATCAGCAATGCGGGAGACACCGAATTGAAATATCTGGTGATGAAAAAATACCAAAAAAAGGAATAG